TTGTCTGCACTTATAGCGACAGAAGTAACCTCATCACTATGCCCCTCCAGGGTAGCTACCTCTTTTCCTGTATCAACTTGCCAAATTTTGATAGTCTTATCTTTGCTACCGCTAGCAATCAATTTACTATCGAAGCTAAAAGCTATTGAATAAACTCCACCAAACCAATCAGAGTGACCTTTTATAGTAACGCTTCTATTTTCTGATAAAAACCATAGCTTAACCGTTTTGTCATTAATATCACCGCTGCTAGCTAAAATACTTCCATTAGGGCTAAACAAAACGGCGACAACATTATCTGTGTGTCCTGTTAAAGTGCAGACTTCTTTGCCTGATTTTAACGACCAAAGTTTGACTGTTTCATCATCGCTTGCAGAAGCAATCAACTTGCCATTAGGATGAACAGCTACTGAATTTACTGCTTTTTGATGACCAGTGAAAGTGTAAGTTAGTTTTTCAGCCTGTAAAGACCAGAGTTTAATTGTTTTATCTTCTTCTGCACTAACTAGCGTTTTATTATTTCGATTGAAAGCAATACAATTAGCGTAATCTGATTCAAAAAAGATTGTATTGACTAATTTTCCTTTTTCTAATTGCCAAACTTTTATAGTCTTATCCTTACTTGAGCTAGCCAAAAGTTTACCGTTGTCGCTAAAGCAAATAGAATTTATTCTTTTAGAATGCGCTTGAAAATTTAAACCGTGTATTAATTGATTAACAGTCATTATCCAAATCTTATAAGTCATGTAAAAATATAATTCCCTTAAAACTTGAATAACTAACAAATTTAATGCCTAAACCCCATATACTCTAAAAACCGTAGTTTTTATTCTTCTGGTTCAAGATATTTTTTGACCTATAGGCTTATTGCTAATTGAATTGGTAAAGGCTTTGAGATTAGAGGTACAAATTATCTCATTTATTTTCAACATTCATGACTATTAGCAATTTAATTAACTTTATCGATCGCCATACAAATAATGGTGCTATTTATCCAAATGAACCTTGGGGTGAGGAAGTCGGAGTTAAAGAGGAAGGTATTGCATTTGTACGTTCGTTTTCTACTGGTGATTGGTTGGCTTTACGTAATTTGAATTTAAAAGAAAAAAGCAATTTTTGGATTGAGTGTTTAATTCATCTTCTTGATGAAGCTTATACAGAAGAAGCAAGACAAATGATAATTAATATTGCGTTGACTGGTACAGAAGAGAATTTTTTCGATGCCATGGAATGTATTCGGAGTTTTAGGCGAGACGTTGATATATACACTTGGTTGAAGCTTAAGAATCGTGCTTCACAAATATCGAGTAGTAGATTAAATAATAAATCTAATAACTGTTAACTATTAGGAAAATGAATTACTAAAACAGAAGTGGTAGATTAAGAACGAGCAACTGCCTCTGCTAGTTTCCCTACAGTAGATTTGCTATTAGTTCTTTGATTAGAAGTATTGGTTGCTAAAATTACGAGGTCGTTGCGATGAATCTTGCCACATACCTGCCTGACAAAATTTGCCTATAACTGAGCAATGAAGGCATCTTGGAAGCATTGACCTTAACTAGTTTATCGCGAACATCCTCTAGATTTCAGGCGCGTTCGGCTTTTACTGATACGGGATTTACGACGGCAGAATCAGAGGCAATAGTTAAGCACCCCCTACGGCGACGTATCATTATGTGGCTGATGTTTTTAGGTAATGCAGGATTTATTACCGTTATCTCTTCTTTAGTTCTAACTTTTGTTTCCACCTCTTCCCCTGGAGATGGACTATCTCGCTTGTTTTATCTGCTAATTGGCATTGGGGTTTTGTGGCTATTGGCTACTAATCGCGCTTTTAACCGCATTTTAACTCGTCTGGTGAGAAAAGCTTTACGTCGCTGGACGGATCTAGATTTGCAAGATTATGCTCGTCTTTTGCATTTGAAAGGAAAATACAAGGTGATAGAAATTGAAAGAGTTACGATTAGCAGATGAAGGAATTGCTGTTTTGGGTATTGAAAGACGCGATAAGTCTTTCGGCATGACTCCGCAACGCATTTACATTGGCGCACCCTATGGAGATACCTGTATCTATCCTGGGGATATTTTAATTGTTTACGAACGCAAGGCCGCTTTGGTAGAGTTAGATGTCCGTCTAGAAGGTATTGAAGGGGAACAAGCGCATCAAAAAGAGTAATCCAACAACAAATTCAGCAACAGCAAAATAACTATAATAACCAGGCTGTGAAATAGAAAAGCGCAGTAAGAGAAATTAAACCTTAATTACTGATTCTAAAATTGGCTAAGTATTTAAGTATTTTGGCGAATAGAGATCGCTTGCTAGACTTTTTTTTCATTCTTTCAAGAGAGTCTTTAAGATATTCACGTCTCTTGTCCAAACTTAATACAAGAACCAATGCCAATAAAGCTACTTGAAAAGGGAACATAGAAAACACTATTGTTTGTGTAGTCAAATATGGAATGAATTAAAGGAAAAGCAAAATATTCTCCATTGTTCATAATAGTTTTTGGTTTGTAAGCTATTAAAAATTGTTTGCGCGTGTTTTTTAAATTCTTCTTTGTGTTTACCTTTAATTTTATCTGCTTCAATATCTATCAATTTGACGATAGCTATCTCACGTAATTGCTGTTCTATTCTTGTCATATTCGCATGAAAATTATACAAATAGCTTTAAATATTCAAAGCTATTTACAATAAAGATATTGATTTTACTACTAATAAATTAAAAACTATGGAAAAATATTGAAATATTACTACAGCTTAATATATCTCAGCATTTTTAATAATTAGTGGTGATGCAGAAATTGAAATTCAA
This DNA window, taken from Pleurocapsa sp. FMAR1, encodes the following:
- a CDS encoding WD40 repeat domain-containing protein yields the protein MTVNQLIHGLNFQAHSKRINSICFSDNGKLLASSSKDKTIKVWQLEKGKLVNTIFFESDYANCIAFNRNNKTLVSAEEDKTIKLWSLQAEKLTYTFTGHQKAVNSVAVHPNGKLIASASDDETVKLWSLKSGKEVCTLTGHTDNVVAVLFSPNGSILASSGDINDKTVKLWFLSENRSVTIKGHSDWFGGVYSIAFSFDSKLIASGSKDKTIKIWQVDTGKEVATLEGHSDEVTSVAISADNKILASGSKDQTLKLWKLDTRVLISTIDFGEAIQTVSFSPNSKMLATGCEKGNIRLFKPQSKLNSFLQELLN